Within Oceanicoccus sp. KOV_DT_Chl, the genomic segment GCAACCGAATCAACGCCAAACAGTTCGCCGATCAAGGCCTGAAAGGCAAAGCGATTGCCAGTGCCTTGCGCGAACAGCGAATAACACTGATCAGCGAATTACTAAGTCATGAATGAAACTACTGCTCAAAAAGTTGCGCTAGTCACTGGCGGCGCACAACGTATAGGTGCAGAAATTTGCCGCAGCTTGCATCAACAGGGATTTAACATCATCGTCCACTACCGCCATTCAAAATCCGAAGCCGACAAAATCACTACTGCGCTAAATCAGAAAAGAGCGCAGTCTGCCGTTTCTATACAAGCCGACTTAACCGTTACTAGTGACGCATTACGCTTGGCACAACAAGCCATGCAGCAATGGGGACAAGTGGACGTTCTGATTAACAATGCCTCCAGTTTTTACCCAACCGTACTCGGCTCAGCACAAGAGACTGATTGGGACGAGTTGATCAACAGCAATATCAAAGGCCCGTTTTTTTTAACCCAGGCATTGATCGAACCATTAAAACAACGACGGGGTTGCGTTATTAATTTGGTCGACATCCACAGTGAAAAGCCACTGCGCGACTATAGTATTTACAGTATTGCCAAAGCAGGTGTGGCGATGATGACCAAAACACTGGCCAAAGAACTGGCACCTGACGTGCGCGTGAATGGCGTGTCTCCGGGCGCCATTTTATGGCCGGAGCAAACCATAAGCGATCAGAGCAAGCGTTCAATTATTAATAAAATCCCCATGCAGAAAATTGGCGAAGCCGCCGACATTGCCCGCACAGTGGAATTTTTGGTGGTGGATGCGCCCTATATCAATGGCGAAATTATTACCGTCGATGGCGGCCGCAGTTTGAATATGTAATCAGTTTGCGCTGGAAATATTTTTACCACGCCACTCAAAATCAACCCGCCATAATTTTTGACTGCACTGATCATAAGCCCGCCATAAATCGGTGTAGGTTTTAGCGGTTAATGGATGCACCTGCTGTGGGGCTATATCAAATAGCGGACGCAAGACAAATGCATTTTCAGTTATCTCGCCACGGGGCAGCTCAATGCCGTCGATGGTTCCAACGAGATCATCAACACATAGAATATCTATATCCAGACTGCGCGGACTAAACTTCGTGCCACCACGGCGGTGACCATTATCGTATTCAATTTGCCGCAGTAAAGTGGATAGTTCTGCGACACTCAGCTGAGAGTAAAAACTTACCACCAGATTTAAAAAGTTTTCGCCGACAAAACCCACGGCCTCACTTTCATAAACCGGTGATAAACGCAATACTCCAAAGTGTTGCTCCAGCGCTTCGAGGGAGGCAGTGATGTGACGATAGCGATCGATACTGCTACCCACCCCAACAAAAACCTGCGCCATTAATTGTCTCTCCGTCTAATAGCCACTATCCATCTCAACGTTTTTCACCACGCTCAATAATAACGCCCACCGCCCTGGCTTTACGTACCGCACCCGGCTTGCTTAAGCGCAGGCGCAACCAGGGCACGTTAAATTCACTTAATATAATATCAGCGCACTGTTCGGCCATGGTTTCAATTAACAGAAATTCGCTGCTACTAATAAATTCAATCAAACGATCAGAGACCGCTTTATAATTTAAGGTATAAACGATGTCATCGGTTTCGGCCGCTCGACGAATATCATGGGCCATTTCCAAATCCAAACAAACCGTCTGCTTGATCTCTCTTTCCCAATCATAAATACCGATAACGGTTTCAATGGTTAATTCCTGAATAAAAACGGTATCCATGAAGCAGTGCCTAGATTAATTGATTAGCTATGTGCAGGTGTATTTTGAATAATGAAAAACGTTCTATAAAGAGCTTATATAGCCGGTAACTGATCCATCGGCCAGCGCGGCGTTGCCGTAATCCCGAGGCCATCGCACTGTCCCGCCAGTAAGCGCTGACAGCCTGCATAGGCGATCATCGCGCCATTGTCGGTACAAAATTCAGGGCGCGCGTAAAATACCTGGCTGCGAATTTTGGCCAAGGCCTGCTCCAGACTTTGACGCAATTGCAGATTGGCGCTCACCCCACCCGCCATCACTAACTGCGTCAGATTTTCTTGCTTGAGTGCACGTTTGCATTTAATTACCAAGGTTTCCACTACCGCCCGCTGAAACGCGTGGGCAATATCGGCGCGGGTTTGCGCATCCAAATTACCCGACTCATCTTTATGCGCCTGTACTGTATTCAGGGTAAACGTCTTCAAACCGCTAAAACTAAAATCCACGCCCTGATGTTTAATCATCGGCCGTGGAAAAACAAATCGTCCAGGCTCCCCCTGCTCCGCCAACTTGGCCACCTGAGGCCCGCCGGGGTAAGGCAACCCTAGCATCTTGGCAGTTTTATCAAACGCTTCGCCGGCGGCATCATCCAGCGACTCCCCTAACAAACGGTAGCGGCCAATACCATCGACGCGCACCAGTTGCGTGTGCCCCCTGAGACCAGTAAAGCGACAAAGGGGAATTGTGGCGGATTAGCTTCCAACATAGGTGCTAGCAGATGCCCTTCCATATGATGAACACCAATGGCTGGGACCGACAAGGCATAAGCCAATGAGCGCCCAATCATCGAACCGACCATCAGCGCGCCGACCAAACCAGGACCTGCGGTATAGGCCACACCATCAATATCTGCTTTTTTAAAACCCGACTCGGCCAGGACCTGCTCTATCAAAGGCAGGGTCTTGCGGATATGGTCACGGGAGGCCAGCTCCGGCACTACGCCACCATATTCGGTATGCAGCTCTATCTGACTATATAAGGCATCGGCCAGCAAACCGCGCTCGCTATCGTAAAGCGCGATACCAGTCTCGTCACAGGAGGTCTCTATTCCTAACACTCGCATTCGGGGATTACTGCCTTTTGAACAATGGATGAA encodes:
- a CDS encoding pteridine reductase, with translation MNETTAQKVALVTGGAQRIGAEICRSLHQQGFNIIVHYRHSKSEADKITTALNQKRAQSAVSIQADLTVTSDALRLAQQAMQQWGQVDVLINNASSFYPTVLGSAQETDWDELINSNIKGPFFLTQALIEPLKQRRGCVINLVDIHSEKPLRDYSIYSIAKAGVAMMTKTLAKELAPDVRVNGVSPGAILWPEQTISDQSKRSIINKIPMQKIGEAADIARTVEFLVVDAPYINGEIITVDGGRSLNM
- the folB gene encoding dihydroneopterin aldolase; this translates as MDTVFIQELTIETVIGIYDWEREIKQTVCLDLEMAHDIRRAAETDDIVYTLNYKAVSDRLIEFISSSEFLLIETMAEQCADIILSEFNVPWLRLRLSKPGAVRKARAVGVIIERGEKR
- the folK gene encoding 2-amino-4-hydroxy-6-hydroxymethyldihydropteridine diphosphokinase; protein product: MAQVFVGVGSSIDRYRHITASLEALEQHFGVLRLSPVYESEAVGFVGENFLNLVVSFYSQLSVAELSTLLRQIEYDNGHRRGGTKFSPRSLDIDILCVDDLVGTIDGIELPRGEITENAFVLRPLFDIAPQQVHPLTAKTYTDLWRAYDQCSQKLWRVDFEWRGKNISSAN